The following proteins are encoded in a genomic region of Dyadobacter sp. UC 10:
- a CDS encoding cupin domain-containing protein yields MYLKSFRSILLGFAVGMLSSSYVTAQHQHPAETVKSANPLTFSPVLNEYLGDPDLKSYKWESQLMTVTPGGTDTVAHRHDAEVFGYIIEGKLEVGLNKETPKTFTAGQMFHEKRNVLHSFTRNPDMMNPTKVLLIFVIKDGRAGYTREYPPKK; encoded by the coding sequence ATGTACCTTAAATCTTTCCGCAGCATCCTACTAGGTTTTGCCGTTGGGATGCTGTCCAGCTCCTATGTAACAGCCCAGCATCAACACCCCGCCGAAACGGTAAAAAGTGCGAACCCGCTTACATTTAGCCCGGTTTTAAATGAATACCTGGGAGACCCCGATCTCAAAAGCTACAAATGGGAATCACAGCTCATGACCGTAACTCCCGGTGGTACGGATACCGTCGCGCACCGCCACGATGCAGAAGTTTTTGGATATATCATCGAAGGAAAACTGGAAGTTGGTCTGAATAAAGAGACGCCAAAGACCTTCACGGCCGGACAAATGTTTCATGAAAAGCGAAATGTCCTGCATTCTTTCACGCGCAATCCGGATATGATGAATCCCACCAAAGTCCTGTTGATTTTTGTTATCAAAGATGGCAGGGCTGGCTATACCAGGGAGTATCCTCCCAAAAAATAG
- a CDS encoding pentapeptide repeat-containing protein, producing MEFQAMISQNKQHMYRNLGEKPHQNVCFIAIPDVKSDLSNQQFFNCNFENCRFSNSDLSSSEFINCQFTNCDLSYADLRGSGFRDAVFNECEIVGVDFSTCNTSMSSFMFFRCVLDYSNFASMRMVMTTFNNCTLCNASFIGADLTASSFDNCDLSEARFESTILDEADFKSAYNFNIDPRLNRIKNASFSHLNIRGLLNTFDIKVDESHSYCEQILDMLMPYSLK from the coding sequence ATGGAATTTCAAGCTATGATTTCACAGAACAAACAGCATATGTATCGAAATCTTGGTGAGAAGCCACATCAGAATGTCTGCTTCATTGCTATTCCAGACGTTAAATCCGATTTGAGCAATCAGCAGTTTTTCAACTGTAATTTCGAGAATTGCCGATTTAGTAACTCGGATTTAAGTAGCAGTGAATTTATCAACTGCCAATTCACAAACTGCGATCTATCATATGCCGATCTTCGGGGTTCCGGGTTTCGGGATGCCGTATTCAATGAATGTGAGATCGTTGGAGTCGATTTTTCAACGTGTAACACTTCTATGTCATCCTTTATGTTCTTCCGGTGTGTTCTGGACTATTCTAATTTTGCAAGCATGCGAATGGTTATGACCACATTCAACAATTGTACGCTGTGCAATGCCAGTTTTATTGGAGCTGATCTGACCGCATCTTCATTTGACAATTGTGATCTTTCTGAGGCAAGATTTGAAAGTACGATTTTAGACGAGGCTGATTTCAAATCGGCATACAACTTCAATATCGACCCGAGGCTTAACCGCATCAAAAACGCTTCATTTTCGCACCTGAACATCAGAGGGCTATTGAATACGTTTGACATCAAGGTCGATGAGTCCCATTCATATTGTGAACAGATACTGGACATGCTGATGCCTTACTCGTTAAAATAA
- a CDS encoding DUF6268 family outer membrane beta-barrel protein — protein MKSASLFAAMLGSLFCLKTNAQQVSFKTELIGNSGYWFLPNGDKPKEKIGDSKGSSIVYQGAVNIPLSMKMTENNRPTAWGVSLSGAYASLSNEKFSSEMVSKIMNLQLGIYHLRPLNEKWSVRAGLGMGVFTPSTDFSKIRFKNMLGSAGVVFIRHLKPNLAVGGGLALNSSLGYPMLFPAIYLNWKHQGKFNISAELNDGLDVAASYKFNDNLKLSWAFEMNGQMALLEKEGKNVIFSHQYIVTGLRPEVKLGKTGLTATAMVGLNLYRPAAYTDRTLKGMFASSNDYYFSASPYASVGLKWNFKL, from the coding sequence ATGAAATCAGCATCATTATTTGCAGCAATGCTCGGATCCTTATTTTGCCTGAAAACAAACGCGCAGCAAGTCTCTTTTAAAACAGAGCTCATCGGTAATTCGGGTTACTGGTTTCTGCCAAACGGGGACAAACCGAAAGAAAAGATAGGTGACAGCAAGGGGTCTTCCATTGTGTACCAGGGCGCGGTGAATATTCCGCTGTCCATGAAAATGACCGAAAACAACCGCCCCACCGCCTGGGGCGTAAGCCTTAGCGGTGCTTACGCCTCGCTCAGCAACGAGAAATTTAGCAGCGAGATGGTTTCAAAGATCATGAACCTGCAATTGGGCATTTACCACCTACGGCCGCTAAACGAGAAATGGTCGGTCAGGGCCGGTCTGGGAATGGGTGTATTTACTCCTTCCACCGATTTTTCCAAAATCAGATTTAAGAATATGCTTGGGAGTGCCGGTGTTGTTTTTATCCGGCATTTGAAACCGAACCTGGCAGTCGGTGGCGGTTTGGCATTGAACAGTTCCCTGGGTTATCCGATGTTATTTCCTGCCATCTATCTGAACTGGAAACACCAGGGGAAGTTTAATATCAGCGCCGAATTGAATGATGGCCTGGATGTCGCAGCCAGTTACAAGTTCAATGACAACCTGAAACTTTCTTGGGCATTTGAAATGAACGGACAAATGGCCCTGCTCGAAAAAGAGGGTAAAAATGTCATTTTCTCGCACCAATACATTGTCACCGGGCTGCGTCCCGAGGTAAAGCTCGGTAAGACCGGATTGACGGCGACTGCCATGGTCGGTCTGAATCTGTACCGGCCAGCTGCATATACCGACAGAACCTTAAAGGGAATGTTTGCTTCCAGTAATGATTACTACTTTTCTGCGTCTCCATATGCGTCCGTAGGCTTAAAATGGAATTTCAAGCTATGA
- a CDS encoding LytR/AlgR family response regulator transcription factor, which translates to MKYLIVEDERFAAEELKRMMTALRPGYVLEKQTKTVIDTIAFLKTSEVDLILMDIRLADGSCFEIFNHVEVTTPVIFTTAYDEHAIKAFKLNSIDYLLKPFEETELESALIKFENIFHNHSYQSNFERFKQLLPTSKKNRFLISKGENYHYIETTDIAHFYSEDGVVFLHAFSDRRYIVNYTLDQIEQQLDRQLFFRVSRNCIGNVKAIENVAKYFNSRLQLSFSPACPHEVLVSRVRVPDFLKWMDDVLE; encoded by the coding sequence ATGAAATACCTGATTGTAGAAGATGAGCGGTTTGCAGCCGAAGAACTGAAACGCATGATGACCGCATTGCGTCCAGGATACGTTTTGGAAAAGCAGACCAAGACCGTCATTGATACTATAGCATTCCTCAAAACATCAGAGGTTGATTTGATCCTGATGGATATCAGGCTCGCCGACGGCAGTTGCTTTGAGATATTCAACCACGTGGAGGTAACAACTCCGGTCATATTCACGACTGCCTATGATGAACATGCGATCAAGGCCTTCAAATTAAACAGCATCGATTACCTGCTAAAACCTTTCGAGGAAACTGAGCTGGAATCGGCACTGATCAAATTCGAGAACATCTTCCATAACCATTCATACCAATCGAATTTTGAGCGCTTTAAACAGCTATTGCCAACCAGCAAGAAAAACCGTTTCCTGATTTCGAAAGGAGAAAACTATCATTACATAGAAACGACCGATATCGCTCATTTTTACAGCGAGGACGGAGTGGTCTTCCTGCATGCATTCAGCGACAGGCGGTACATCGTTAATTACACGCTTGACCAAATTGAGCAGCAGCTCGACCGCCAGCTCTTTTTTCGCGTGTCCCGAAACTGCATCGGCAATGTTAAGGCGATCGAAAATGTAGCCAAATATTTCAATAGTCGCTTGCAGCTTTCATTTTCACCCGCCTGCCCGCATGAAGTGCTGGTGAGCCGGGTACGCGTTCCGGACTTTCTCAAATGGATGGACGACGTGCTGGAATAG
- a CDS encoding sensor histidine kinase produces the protein MMRQVTGLRVNHVFIFIFSSLLYALCQMLLSNIVMEDDLWEKFAVQLTAHYIVVLTMCMADYSLLVFLNKHLPYSKNILFRVIADLAGLILISLTLLWVFDFMIYNILLIPPAGLPSFTTKFALGMLTNAPILLVFELIYYFRSEQQAIADSEKAKREVLLFQHEALKAQINPHFLFNSLNVLASLIYLNPQNANKFTKALSRSYRYVLSLHQQSAVTVAEEMEALDSYIFLMQMRFENAFTFEVHKSGAFENNKIVPLTMQLLLENVFKHNVATEESPLGIQITIGREYITVENQVQPSSNTDKSGIGLKYLKKQYQLKGKEIIVEHTGNQFIVKVPYVQS, from the coding sequence ATGATGCGCCAAGTAACGGGTCTTAGAGTAAACCACGTATTCATTTTCATTTTTTCCTCGCTGCTCTATGCATTGTGTCAGATGTTGCTGAGTAACATTGTAATGGAGGACGATTTATGGGAAAAGTTTGCCGTGCAGCTGACGGCCCACTATATTGTTGTCTTGACGATGTGTATGGCGGATTACAGCCTGCTGGTTTTCCTGAACAAGCATCTACCTTATTCCAAAAACATACTGTTCCGCGTCATCGCCGATCTTGCCGGGCTGATCTTAATAAGTCTGACGCTGCTTTGGGTTTTCGATTTTATGATCTACAACATACTTCTTATTCCCCCGGCGGGACTGCCCTCGTTTACAACCAAATTTGCTTTGGGAATGCTCACCAACGCGCCCATACTGCTGGTCTTTGAGCTGATTTATTATTTCCGGTCCGAACAACAGGCCATCGCCGACTCGGAAAAGGCGAAACGCGAAGTATTGTTATTTCAGCACGAGGCATTAAAAGCACAGATAAACCCACATTTTTTGTTCAATTCACTCAATGTGCTCGCTTCACTCATTTACCTGAACCCGCAGAATGCCAACAAATTCACCAAGGCGCTTTCACGAAGCTACCGCTATGTGCTTTCCCTTCACCAGCAAAGTGCAGTGACAGTCGCAGAAGAAATGGAAGCGCTTGACTCGTATATTTTCCTGATGCAGATGCGGTTTGAAAACGCTTTCACCTTTGAGGTTCACAAATCAGGCGCATTTGAAAACAACAAGATTGTGCCTCTTACCATGCAGCTTCTCCTGGAGAATGTGTTCAAGCACAATGTTGCGACCGAAGAATCGCCGCTCGGTATACAAATTACGATCGGACGCGAATATATTACAGTGGAAAATCAGGTACAGCCATCCAGCAACACAGACAAAAGCGGTATCGGACTGAAATACCTGAAAAAGCAATATCAGTTAAAAGGTAAGGAAATCATCGTGGAGCATACCGGCAATCAGTTCATCGTTAAAGTCCCTTATGTTCAGTCATGA
- a CDS encoding cyclic nucleotide-binding domain-containing protein, whose product MIGFYGRYAQTRTEEFVFFSHEERYLRLLEEHPNIVERIPAYHISSFLGITNPSLSRI is encoded by the coding sequence TTGATCGGGTTCTACGGTCGGTATGCCCAGACGCGCACTGAGGAGTTTGTCTTTTTCTCTCATGAAGAACGTTACCTGAGGCTGCTGGAAGAACACCCGAATATTGTAGAGCGCATCCCCGCATATCACATTTCGTCTTTTCTAGGCATCACCAATCCATCGTTGAGCAGGATATGA
- a CDS encoding DMT family transporter, producing the protein MESTSKSLPYNSKESSLSGWVNGLLGVLIFSGSLPATKMAILDFDPIFLTVARAAIAGLLGLSILFIYKEKRPIRQQIFPLMIVALGVVVGYPLLSALALQYVTSAHSMVFIGLLPLCTAIFGVLRGSDRPHPAFWLFSILGSLLVVGFAFAQGISASPKGDLLMLLAIILCGLGYAEGAKLSKTLGGWQVISWALVISMPFTAPLMFFLMPSSLELISAPAWIGLAYVTLFSMLIGFIFWYRGLAQGGIAAVGQLQLLQPFFGLALAATLLGEKVDSNMLFVTAGVILCVAGSRKFTK; encoded by the coding sequence ATGGAAAGCACCAGTAAATCTCTCCCTTACAATTCAAAGGAAAGCAGCTTGTCGGGCTGGGTGAACGGACTTTTGGGCGTGTTGATATTCAGCGGCTCGCTACCGGCCACGAAAATGGCTATCCTGGATTTCGATCCTATATTCCTGACAGTGGCGCGCGCCGCCATTGCCGGACTGTTGGGACTTTCCATTTTGTTCATTTACAAAGAAAAACGCCCGATCCGGCAGCAGATCTTCCCATTGATGATCGTCGCGCTGGGTGTGGTAGTCGGGTATCCGCTTTTATCGGCACTGGCCTTGCAATACGTTACTTCGGCTCACTCCATGGTTTTCATTGGTTTGCTACCTCTTTGTACCGCAATATTTGGTGTACTGCGTGGCAGCGACCGCCCGCATCCGGCTTTCTGGCTGTTTTCAATCCTGGGAAGTTTACTCGTAGTCGGCTTTGCCTTTGCGCAGGGTATTTCGGCTTCGCCAAAAGGTGATTTACTGATGCTATTAGCGATAATTCTGTGCGGACTAGGTTATGCCGAGGGTGCAAAACTTTCGAAAACGCTGGGAGGCTGGCAGGTTATATCGTGGGCATTGGTGATTTCAATGCCATTTACGGCGCCGCTGATGTTCTTTTTAATGCCTTCATCACTCGAACTGATTTCCGCTCCCGCCTGGATCGGTCTGGCGTATGTCACGCTGTTCAGTATGCTGATCGGTTTTATATTCTGGTACCGCGGACTTGCGCAGGGAGGCATCGCGGCCGTGGGACAATTACAATTGCTGCAACCGTTCTTTGGACTGGCATTGGCAGCGACTTTGCTTGGAGAAAAAGTAGACAGCAATATGCTTTTCGTTACTGCCGGGGTTATTCTGTGTGTCGCCGGTTCCAGGAAATTCACCAAGTGA
- a CDS encoding aminotransferase-like domain-containing protein, translated as MNKDFLYTEIARGIANQISTGVLKAGDKLPSVRVLCREYGISMNTAKRVFLELESLSLVNSKPQTGYYVSLRPHAKLPLPAVSRPSAVASTQGPDELLDKVYANMGSKDFTLFSIAVPSADLLPLEKLSREVSAATRGLHGNGVAYESVQGNVKLRRMVAIRSLGWGGSLHEDDLITTNGAMNALSFCLMAAGKPGDTIAMESPCFPGTLQLATGLGFKVLEMPTHPVTGLEIDALKQVLPKIDLCLLVPNFNTPLGSCMPEENKEEVVALLAKHNIPLIEDDIYGDLFFGSQRPKCCKAFDTEGNVLWCSSVSKTLAPGYRVGWIAPGKYKDKILKLKLVHSISSPAIAQEAVGNFLNNGKYETHLRQLRRTLRDNYQKYVRTIAEHFPEGTKTSRPQGGLSLWVEFDKRIDTAKLYDYAIKHQISIAPGRMFTLQSQFENCVRLCFGMQWNAQIESSLKHLGTLAKAMLPGRD; from the coding sequence ATGAACAAAGACTTCCTATACACCGAAATTGCAAGAGGTATCGCGAACCAGATCTCGACAGGCGTTTTGAAGGCGGGTGACAAACTGCCTTCCGTGCGGGTTTTGTGCCGCGAATACGGGATCAGCATGAACACAGCCAAACGCGTTTTTCTGGAACTGGAATCGCTGTCGCTGGTGAATTCCAAGCCGCAAACCGGCTATTACGTAAGTCTGCGGCCGCATGCCAAACTCCCGTTACCGGCAGTGAGCCGGCCGTCGGCTGTTGCCAGCACGCAGGGGCCCGACGAGCTCCTGGATAAGGTGTACGCGAATATGGGAAGCAAGGATTTTACACTGTTTTCAATTGCAGTCCCGTCTGCGGATCTGTTGCCGCTTGAAAAACTGTCCAGAGAAGTCTCGGCTGCTACACGTGGACTTCACGGGAATGGAGTGGCATACGAATCTGTGCAGGGTAATGTCAAGTTGCGGAGAATGGTCGCAATCCGCTCGCTGGGGTGGGGTGGTAGCCTCCATGAAGACGACCTGATCACGACCAATGGCGCGATGAACGCACTTTCTTTTTGTTTAATGGCCGCAGGGAAGCCCGGCGATACCATCGCGATGGAAAGTCCCTGCTTTCCCGGCACGCTGCAACTCGCAACCGGTCTTGGCTTTAAAGTGCTCGAAATGCCTACACACCCTGTCACCGGACTGGAAATTGACGCATTGAAGCAGGTACTTCCTAAAATTGACCTTTGTCTTTTAGTCCCTAACTTCAATACGCCGCTGGGCAGCTGCATGCCCGAGGAAAACAAAGAGGAGGTAGTCGCGCTGCTCGCAAAGCACAACATCCCGCTCATTGAAGATGATATTTACGGAGATCTGTTTTTCGGTTCTCAACGCCCGAAATGTTGTAAAGCTTTTGACACAGAAGGAAATGTACTATGGTGCAGTTCTGTTTCAAAAACGTTGGCACCCGGCTATCGCGTGGGCTGGATTGCACCCGGCAAGTACAAGGATAAAATATTGAAGCTGAAACTTGTGCATTCCATTTCATCTCCCGCGATCGCACAGGAAGCGGTCGGCAACTTTTTGAATAACGGTAAATACGAAACGCACCTGCGGCAACTCCGCCGGACATTGCGGGACAATTATCAAAAATACGTCCGCACAATAGCCGAGCACTTTCCGGAGGGAACAAAAACGAGCAGGCCCCAGGGCGGACTTTCCCTCTGGGTAGAGTTTGATAAAAGGATCGATACCGCGAAACTCTACGATTACGCCATCAAACACCAGATCAGCATTGCTCCCGGACGCATGTTTACCTTACAGAGCCAGTTTGAAAATTGTGTCCGGCTCTGCTTCGGAATGCAGTGGAATGCGCAAATTGAGTCCAGTCTTAAACATCTGGGCACGCTCGCAAAAGCCATGTTACCGGGGCGGGACTGA
- a CDS encoding SRPBCC family protein, giving the protein MADILHRVGIKSSSLQDVYRALTTESELADWWTNDTQGDGSQIGNIIAFRFGNDGFDMEVSKLEEPGLVQWEVIKGPAEWVGTTVSFELKLDGDYVILLFKHSNWEQPVEFMHHCSTKWAIFLMSLKSLMEDGKGNPHPNDIKIDNWN; this is encoded by the coding sequence ATGGCAGATATTCTTCACAGAGTCGGAATTAAGTCGTCGTCTTTACAAGACGTTTATCGAGCACTAACTACGGAGTCGGAACTCGCGGATTGGTGGACAAACGATACCCAAGGGGACGGAAGCCAGATCGGCAACATCATCGCATTCAGATTCGGGAATGATGGATTTGATATGGAAGTAAGCAAGCTTGAAGAGCCAGGCCTTGTCCAATGGGAGGTAATAAAAGGCCCGGCGGAATGGGTTGGCACGACTGTCAGCTTTGAATTGAAATTGGACGGCGACTACGTCATCCTACTTTTCAAACACAGCAACTGGGAGCAGCCCGTAGAATTCATGCACCATTGCAGCACCAAATGGGCTATTTTTCTGATGAGCTTAAAATCCCTGATGGAAGACGGAAAAGGCAATCCCCACCCTAACGATATCAAGATAGACAACTGGAATTAG
- a CDS encoding GlxA family transcriptional regulator encodes MKKITILVPSGQNNLSSIIGAYKVLTRANTYYQEKHNTCLYQIELAGLAKQVDFHDGLFSVRPHIHISEIAKTNLIIIPSLNHQFRRAIDENEDLIRWLQTQYQGGAEVASICTGAFLLAASGLINGKTCSTHWAFVDAFKTMFPQIDVQADRLITDENGIYTNGGAFSFLNLLVYLVEKYFDRQTAIFCSKVFQIDIDRVSQSPFIIFAGQKSHDDEIVRQAQVYIENNFQNKVSIVDLAGKFAVGRRNFDRRFIKATGNTPIEYIQRVRIESAKKSFEVGCKNIKEVMYDSGYSDMKAFRQVFRQVTGMSPLEYRSRYSKVS; translated from the coding sequence ATGAAGAAAATCACCATACTTGTCCCGAGCGGCCAGAATAATTTGAGCAGTATCATCGGTGCTTATAAGGTGCTTACAAGAGCAAATACCTACTATCAGGAAAAGCACAATACCTGCTTATACCAGATTGAACTGGCGGGATTAGCCAAACAGGTTGACTTTCACGATGGGTTATTTTCTGTAAGGCCTCATATCCATATTTCTGAAATAGCGAAGACAAACCTCATTATCATTCCCTCTTTAAATCACCAGTTCCGGCGTGCAATCGATGAAAATGAAGACTTGATCCGCTGGCTGCAAACCCAATATCAAGGTGGTGCAGAGGTCGCTAGCATTTGTACCGGCGCTTTTTTGCTGGCTGCGTCAGGTTTGATAAACGGAAAAACCTGCTCCACGCACTGGGCTTTTGTGGATGCGTTCAAAACAATGTTCCCGCAGATCGACGTGCAGGCCGACAGATTGATTACGGATGAAAATGGCATCTACACAAATGGCGGCGCGTTTTCGTTTCTCAACTTACTGGTTTACCTGGTCGAAAAATATTTTGACAGGCAAACAGCCATATTTTGTTCCAAAGTATTTCAGATCGATATAGACAGGGTGAGCCAATCTCCCTTTATCATCTTTGCCGGACAGAAGTCTCACGACGATGAGATAGTGAGGCAGGCCCAGGTTTACATTGAAAATAACTTTCAGAACAAAGTTTCCATTGTTGATCTGGCGGGGAAGTTCGCTGTCGGAAGACGGAATTTTGATCGCAGATTTATCAAAGCAACCGGCAACACGCCCATTGAATACATACAACGCGTGAGAATAGAATCTGCCAAAAAATCTTTCGAAGTCGGCTGCAAAAACATCAAAGAGGTAATGTATGACTCCGGCTATTCTGATATGAAAGCATTCCGACAGGTTTTCAGACAAGTTACCGGAATGTCGCCACTGGAATACCGGTCAAGATATAGCAAGGTCAGTTAG